CGGCGGCTCAATGAGGAGATTCGGCGCCGCGAACGAGTGATTCGGATCTTCCCAAACCGTAATTCCGCCTTACGGCTTTTGGGTGCTTTGCTGATGGAAATTGACGAGAAGTGGGCCAGCGGCAAAAAGTATTTGGACATGACCGAGTACCTAGAGTGGCGTTCCACTCAGGAAGCCGAAGTGTCTGCGAAAGTGCTGCGGGTCAGCTAGGGTCCATTCCCTTACCAACCGTATGTAATTTCTTGGGATACGCCCATTCGAGCCGAGGGGCAATTTTACACAGAGATTTGGACTTGATCGGAATTAATCCGGGTTATGTTGACAATAGATGCGACGGAATTTTATAATATCTGTGAAAATAAAAATCTATGGGAGGGATGAAGATGCCGGCTGCAGTTGGTGCATACAATCCTTATGGTGATGTCAGATCCTATTCAGTACATCCAAAATTTGATTCAATGAGGAAATCTGTTATTCAAGGAATGGCGGTGGGTGCAATCAGAGGTGCAGTTCAGGGGGCGCGTGTAGGTTTTGCAGGTGGTTTAGGCTCAGGAGGGGTGCCTGGTGCTATTGGTGGTGTGATTGTCGGAGGAACAGTAGGTGCTGCGGGGGGAGCTGTAATGGGTTTAGTAAGAGGTTATATATTTGGTGGTGGAAAGTAATTTAATATTTTTTATAATCGGGATCTTCAAACAGAAGAGGATCCCGTTTTTTATAAAGGTGATATAATGGGTATCTTATTAAGATCATTTCTTTTCTGTTCGTTTATATCAAGTGATTTTAAAGCAATTGGTGTCAAAGATGTTTTTTATCCTCCATACGATATATTTGTGTTTGCTTTCGCAACGTT
This genomic stretch from Calditerricola satsumensis harbors:
- a CDS encoding transposase, producing the protein EAYEEKAPKAMAILEAGFEDPTAVLALPEKYRRRLRTTNAARRLNEEIRRRERVIRIFPNRNSALRLLGALLMEIDEKWASGKKYLDMTEYLEWRSTQEAEVSAKVLRVS